TCGCACAAGCAGAAGGTCACCTACAGCCTGACCGAACACGCGATCGACCTCGTCCCGGTGCTCGTGCAGCTCAGCGCCTGGGGAGTGCGGCACCTGCCCGTCGCCGACGCCTACGCGGCCCGCGCGGAAGTGCTCACCGCCGGCGGTCCCCCGCTGTGGGAAGCCTTCATGGACGAACTGCGCGAGACTCACCTCGGCACCCGCCGCGGACAGGTCTTCGGCGACCGCATGATGGCTGGACGCGGCCGATCGCGGCCAGGCGCCGTCGCCGAGGAAGTGATCCGCAAGTCGAACGACGCCTTCGTCGACCTCATCCACGACCTGTCGGACAACGAAGAGTTCCGCCGCTCAGGACTCGGCCCCGCGCCGCGACACCTGGCGCTGATCATCTCGGGCGGTCTCAACGAGCTGACGGCCGACCTGGTCGAGAGCGGTGGCGACCTCCGGCGCGGCGCCGAGATCGCCACCGCCACCACAACCGCTTTGCTGGCAACGGACTTCGCCAGCCGCGGCAACCCACGGNNNNNNNNNNNNNNNNNNNNNNNNNNNNNNNNNNNNNNNNNNNNNNNNNNNNNNNNNNNNNNNNNNNNNNNNNNNNNNNNNNNNNNNNNNNNNNNNNNNNGACGCCGCCTACGCGGCATCCGTGGCCGACCGAACGGAGTGACGATGGAAACCCGGCTCGACGAACGGTTCAGCGATCCCGGCACCGAGGCCACCGGCTGGGCCGAAACCACGCGGGCGCTGGAAGAGGCCCAGATCAGCTGGCTCACGACCGTCCGCGCCGACGGCAGGCCGCACGTGACACCGCTGGTCGCGGTGTGGCTGGACGGGACAGTCCACTTCAGCACCGGCGCCACCGAACAGAAGTACCTCAACCTCACGGCGAACCCGAACGTCGTGCTGACCACGGGCCGCAACGCCTGGGACGACGCCCTCGACGTGGTCGTCGAGGGCGTGGCCCGCCGCGTCACGGACCGCCCGACGCTCGACCGGCTCGCCGCGGCCTGGCTGCGGAAGTGGGACGGCAGCTGGGTTTACGAGGCCACCGACAACGGATTCCGGCAAGGCGACCACGACGACGTCGCGGTCTTCGCCGTCGAACCGGCGAAGGTCCTCGTCTTCGGCCGGCAGCGGACGAACCCCTCGGACACGTCGATGCTGTCCACTGTGGAGTTCACCCACACCAGCCACCGGCTCTGACAGGTCAAGCACGGCCCGAGCAGCTTCGCCGGCCCGCACCGCGATGCGCGGGCCGGCAACCGGCCGGCGACGGCATCCTCGAGCAACGCCCCGACCGTCTCACGGGCACACGCCTAGTTCGCGCCGATCCCGCCGCCCGCACGACCCGGCCGGCGACGATCTCGACGTCGCCGGTCACGCGGACACCGCGGACCTCGGTGTCACCGGTGAACTCCAGCGGGGCCGAGTGGAACCGCAGCACGACCCGGCGACCGTCCGGGGGCGGCGAGGACCAGTCCACCGTCTCGCGCGGCAAGCCCCGCAAGATCGCTGCGTTCTCGTCAGCGCCGTCAATCGCCGCGGTGCTCCGCGGGTCGTGGGCGTCCACGCCGAGGTTGTCCCGGGCCGCCGCGGTGCGCGCGACCCCCGACACGAGCTGGTCCGCCGGTTCTACGCACGGACGCTGACCGGCGGCTGGACCGAAACCGACGGCAGCCTCCCGGCCGAGCAACGCGGCTGGCCGGACGCCGCCTACTCCGACACGTCCCTGGTCACCGCCCTGTCCTCGGCGGTGATCCCGCCGGTCAACAGGCTGAATGGTCATCTGCCGCGCGTCGCAGGGGTTGGCCGCTACCACGACGGCACGACAGCGCCGGGCACCGAGCGGCGTGCCCGGGTGGGGCACAGCGGCTCGAGGTCGTCCTCATCGTCTGCGTCGCCGGCGCTTCGTGGCCGCCGGGCGGCCGGAGGTCACCAACGGTGACCCCCGGCTCCCGTTGCGGGCCGGCGCTCAGGCAACCCAGGGCGGCACCAGCGCCGCCAGAGGCTTGCGCAGGATCCGCTTCACCCCTTCGGGTCAGCAGACGTCCAGCCACCAGATCGGATCGGTGAACCCGGTGATGTCACCGTTGCGGAGCCAGCCCCAGCTGTTCAGCGAAGGGACCCAGGCGTAGGTCTGCCAGCCCCAGATCCCGTTGTGCTGGCACTGCGCATAGATCATCTCGGCCGCGGTCGAGCCGATCGACGAAGGACCGCCGTACTCGCTGAACACGATGTTCTGCCGGGCGACCCAGATGTAGCCCGGCTGCGGAACCGCCGTCTGCGACGCCGTCTCCTCCGCGATCGCGGGTGCCTCGGCGGCCGAGGCGCCGGTGGCACCCAGCACGCCGGCGAGCGCGAAGCCGACAGTCAGCGCGGCGGTGATGAGGTACTTCCGGAGAACGCGCATGTTCCCTCCCATTCGTGTGCACGTTGTCTTTCCGGGCGAAAACCAGGTCCTAAACGCCGACGTAAAGGGCGTACCAACGGCCGGTGCTCTGGTCGTAGTACTCCTGGCAGTAGTAATAGGTGGCGCCGCCGTAGGTCACGTACCACAGTCCCGTGGAATGGCAGGCGGACAGATCTCGGGTACTGCCCATGTAGGTCACGCCGGCCACACCGGCCTGCCCGTGAGCGGCGACTGGTTCGGCCGCCGCGGCCAGCGTGGCGCCCGACGTGCCGATCAGCGCGAGGCCCGCGGTGAACGCGACGACGACAAGACGCTTCCTGAGATTGCGCATGGTTTCCTCCACCCTTCACATGCTCCGGTCACGGGGTTCACGCGTAGGACGCCCCGCGTCGAGGCGTTCCCGGCAGACCGTTGCTCCCCTGATCCCCCCGGCTGTCCGGCGCTCCGGCATCCAGGAACTGAAGTTCCCACCGGAAGGTGGGCGGCGACCACCCACACGAAGCCCCACACTTCAGTGAGTAAGCGCTACCATGAAGTGTGGGAGTTCTTCGGGAATCCTTCGGTGCCCAGCTGCGGAGGTTACGGGAGCACACGTCCCTGCCCCAGGAGCAACTGGCCCAGCGAGCTGGCGTGAGCGCCAAAGCGATCCGCGCGCTGGAACGGGAGGAGCGCCGCCACCCCTATCCCAACACCGTTTCCGCCCTGGCAACCGCGTTCGGACTGCACGCGCGTTTCCCCGCCGGGTCGTCGGGATCCAGAACTGGCGTGGCCGGCTCGTCGACGTGCTGTGCCATGGTGGTGATTCTCCCCTCTGTGAACGCCCACGCCAAGCCTGGAAACGACCCTTCAGGGTACGTTCCGGAATTCTGCCGGTCAGGGTTTCGCGTACTCGACGAGCTCGACGAGCAAGCCGGTCGCGGGGCCCAAGTGGGCGAACGCGACTCGCAGACCGTCCTGCCCACCCGGTCGCGGCGCGCTGTCGACCAGGACCGCGCCGCGGTTTTCCAAGGCCGCGAGCTCGGCTTCGATGTCGTCGACTTCGAAGGCGACGTGGTGCAGGCCGGGGCCCCGGCGGGCGAGCTGGCCGCTGACCATGTCACCGTCGCTCGCCGGGGCGACGACCTCGATCGCCGTGCGATCGCCTGCGCAGTGCCAGAACTGGCAGGCGACGTGGTAGGTGTCGACGACGTCGGTACCGCCCGGCTGCATGGTCAGCATGCGCAGGCCGACGCCCGCGGCGGCCAGGTCGGCGACGACGACACCGACGTGGTCGATCCGGCGGATCACGGCGCGACCACCGCGGCACTGACCAAAGTGGACAGTTCGGCGACGTCGGCGACCTTGAAGTAGGCACGCAGGTCCAGTGAGACGCCGAAGGTCGATTCGATCTGGGTCAGCAGCCGCAGCGCGGCGAGGCTGGTCCAGTTGCCCAGGCTCTCGAACTTGGAGAACGCCGAGATTTCGGGGTTGTCCGTGACGCCCTCGACGAGGCCGACGAGCGTTCCGGTGACGTCAGACATGGGTGAACTCCTCCAGGGTGATCCATTCCGGGACGGGAACGGCGTTGGTGGTGAGGTCGAGGGCGTACCGCCCGCCGGGCAGGACACCGAAGTCGGTGACGAGCCCCGCCGCGGCCTTGTTCCGCTCCCCCGGCCGGTACACCGCGTGCAGGGCCGTGACCCCCGCGGCGCGGGCCATGGCCGCGAGCCGGGCCAGCACGGCGTGCTCGACCCCGCGCGCGAACACTCGGCAGCTCATCACGAAGTTCTCGATGAGCCAGTGCCCGGCTCCGCGGGTCACCCAGACCGCCCCGACGATGCCTTCGCTGCCGAACCGGTCCTCGACCTCGAAGCCCAGCACGAGGTGGTCCGGCGACGCGGCCATCTCGCGGGTGCGGCCCTCGGTGTGCGCCCGGGGAGCGAGGTTGAACTGGTTCGTGCGGAGGCCGAGCTGGATCACCCGCGGCAGGCTGTATTCGTCGGCCGGGGCGATCCGCACGCGCAGGCCGAGCTCGGTCAGGTAGTCCTCCGCCGAGTCGATCGAGGCCGCGAACTGCTCGCGGTCGGCCCTCGCGCGGTACATCGACGTGCGCTCGCGGTCGGTCGACGTCGTGGCGACGGCGCCGAAGAACTGCGGCTCCAGCACGGCCGCAAGGTGCCCGGCCGGGTCGCCGTCGAGCTGGACGACCGTCGCTTCCGGGAGCTCGCGGCGGACGAGGTCGCATTCGAACGGGCTGTCGTCGGCGAACACCACGCTGTCCAGCCCGAGGTTCAGCGCCTGCACCACCTGCCGGATGTTGTGGTCCTTCCGGCCCCAGTTCGCGATGCGCGCGACGAAGTCGTCCGATCGCAGGACCTGCTCGGGATGGCCGGTAAGCACCGAGTCGACCAGCGCCTGCTCGTTCTTGCTGCACACCGCGAGCAGGACGCCCTGGCTGCGCAGGCCGGCCAGGGCACGCTGCAGGCCGGTGTAGCAGTTGCCCGGATAGCCGCCCCCGAGCTGGATGCCATCCGGGCCGTCGTCGCCGAGCACACCGCCCCACAACGTGTTGTCCAGGTCCAGGACCAGCAGCTTCTTCGCCAGTCCCGACGCGGCCCGGCAGAACGCCGCCGCCTCGCGGGCGTACGCGAGCTCGACCGCGGGCGTCCACGCCATGCCGGCGAACCGGTACAGCCGGTCGTCGCGCACCGGTCCCGGTACGTCGGCCAGCAGCGCCTCGAAGTCGAGGACCTGGACCGCCGGGTGGTCCGCGGCCAGCCGCAGCAACCGGGAGTTGACCTCCCGCCACAGCCTGCCCAGCTCGGCCCGTCCGGCGAACCCGATCACCTTGCGCTGTTCGGGCCGCGACAGGGCGACCGTGTGCAGCACGACTGTGCTCGCCGAGCGCCGCACGAATCCGGCCACGGCCTGCTCGAGCAGCGTGAGCCGGCCGTCGATCCGCTCGGCCAGTCCGGCCAGGTCGGCCGGGTCCCACGTCTGCGGCAGCAGCGCCTGGTCGTGCAGCAGGCACAAGGTGACGTCAGGAGCGAAGCCCGCCAGGGCCGAGCCGGGATCCGCCAGCTCGACCAGCAGCTGGTCGAAGCCGGCGACGTGCAGCTGCGGCTCGATGCCCACCCGCAGCAGTTCCAGGCGGAGCATCGGCGCGACGTTCTCGGCGGTGAAGGTTCCGGCGACCGCGACCTTCACCGGCTGCAGCGCTTTCGGCGAGATCCGGGCGGACGCGACGCCGTCCAGCAGCCGGCCCGCTTCGGCGTGCACCGCCGGCCGCAACGAATCCAGCGCCGCCAGCAGGCCCTGGTCCGGTGCCGCCTCCGGGTTCCGGACCGCGCGGATCCGGGTGAGGATGTCTTCCACGGTTTTCTCCTTTCACACCCGCAGCAGCGTGCAGACCCAGTGCATGCCGCTGCTCGTACTGGTCAGTGCCACCAGGTCGCCCGCGGCCAGTTCGCCGTCACCGAGCAACCGCTCCAGGGTCAGCAGCTGGTCGGCGCAGCCGACGTGGCCGAGCTCGAGCGCGATTTCCCGGTTGGTCGACTCGAGGGGGATACCGAAGTCCGATGCGAGGTCGGCCAGCTGCCGGGCGTTGTCGTTGAAATGGATCACCCGCCGCAGGTCCGCGCGGGCGACGCCGGCACGGCTGCACGCGGCGTCGACGACCTCGCGGCTGCGAGCCCGGATCATCGAGACGAAGGTGAACATCTTCCGGACGTCTCCGGCGAAGAAGTCGTCCAGCCGGTCCTGCGGGCTGCGGACCTGCGGCTGCTCCCCGTCCCCCGCGGTGAACGGCCGCGCGGCACCGCCGACGTCCATCCGCATGAAGTCGGCGTAGGTGCCGTCGGTGATGATCTCGGTGGCGAGCCACGCGCACGAGCCGTGGTCGCGCCGGATCACCGCGGCGGCCGCGCCGTCGGAGTAGATGCTCGTGTTGATCTCCATCCGGTTCCAGTAGGGTTCGGCGACCCGGTTGGCGCCGACCACGAGTGCGGTCCGGTAGCCCGGATGCGCGGCGAACTTGCCGGCCACCAGGTCGAAGGCGGCCACGCCGCCCCCGCACGCCTGGTTGACCAGCAGCGCTTCGGCGCCGCTCGCCCCGAGCCGGGCCTGGGTCGCCGCCGCGGGATCCCAGTAGAGGTATTCGGCGAGATCGGCGATGGCGAGCACGACCAGGTCGACGTCCTCCGCCGCGACGCCCGCCTCGGCCAGGGCCTGCTCCCCCGCGGCGACGGCCAGGTCGGTCAGCCCGACGCCCTCCGGGGCGCGGTGGAACGTCCGGTAGCCCCAGCCGCGGACGCGGTCGAGGTCGGTCGTGTAGTCCGGCGCCGCACTGTCCACATCGGAGGGTTCGGGCAGCGACCGGCCGAACGCGACGATCCCGAACGGCACCACCGGACCGGCCACGGCCGGCCCGTCCCTCGTTCCGGCGTGCACCGAGGGGAAGTTCTCCGCCGCGGTGCGCAGGAACGTCGTCGCGGCGGCGTTGTGCTCGGTGTCCTGGAAGCGGAACACGACCTCGTCGCCCTCGGCGCGGCGGAGGATCTCCCCCAGCACCGCGTCCTCGACCTCCTTGCCCAGCACCGGGCAGGACAGCGAAAACAGGTCGACCAGGCACACGCCGTCCGCCCGGTGCAGGCCGACGGCACCGCTGACGCCGTAGTCGCCGAACCGGTCGCGCACCGAAACGGCCACGACCTCGTCGGCGCACCCGGCGATCTCGTCGGCGCCCTGGCCGTTCCCGAGCGTGAAGTCCTTCGCCCTGGCGACCACTTCGGATACCTTGGCCAGGTGCTCCTGCGCCGGTGAGAACCCGACCTCGACGTTCAGGCTCGCCACGAAGCCGGTCAGCGAAACCCCGGAAGCCACCGAGGCGGCCGGTGACACTTCCGGCGCCACCGGCTCCCCCGCCTTCCGGATCGGCGCCGGCCGGTCGAACAGCCCGGCCGCCAGCAGCTGCCCCGGCCACGACTCCGGCTGCCGCTCCAGCAGCAGCCCGCCCCGCTCCGGATCGGCGGTGATCAGCAACGCGACCCCGGGCTCCCCGGCGAACTCGACGAGTTCGGGACAGTCGCGCGCCAGCTCGTCCCACACGTCACCGGTGGCCCGGAACGAGATCCGCACGCCGGCGCGGTGCAGTTCGAGCACCGGTTCCCGCAGCTGGGCGAGTCCCCCGGCCAGGCTGTCCACATCGAATTCGACCGCCCGGCAGGCGGAGCCGTACCGCGTGCCCAGCACCCGGGCGAGCTGCCCGCCGAGGCTCGCGAACAGCTCCTCCGTGTAGGGCACCTTGGCCAGCCGGAACATCGTCGGGTGGTGGGCCCGGCCGCTGCCCATCGCGCGGACGGCCTCCTCGGTGTCCGCCAGGTACACGTTGGGCAGGCCCGCCAGCTTCGAGCGGACCGCGTCCCGGGCCCGGTGTGCCTCGGCGACGACCCCGGTGACGCGCCCGGCGTCACCGGCACCGAAGGTCCGCGCCTCCGGGAGCGCGGGAAGCACGAACACCACCGCCCCACTCCACCGGCCGATGGTCGGCACCGCCGCCGAGGCCACGTCGAGCAGATCGGCGGTCCACTTCGGACCGCTCTCGCCCAGTTCCTCGAACCGGGGTGCCACGATGAGCACGTCCGGGTTCGTGCGAGCCACGACACCGTCGTCGTCCAGGCACTGCCGGACGATCTGGCCGAAGGGGCCGACGTCGAACGCCGCGGGCAAGCCGGCATCGTGCAGGGCCATCCCGAGGTAGGGCACGATCTGGTCGATCGTGTAGCTGGCGAGCAGGCCGATCCGCAGCGCCGGCCTGGTCTCCGACCGGGAGGCCGCGCGCCACGAGGACCGCATTTCGCCGGGTGTCAGCGCACTCATACCGGCACCCCCTTGGCGCGCAGCACCGCCCGCAGACCGCCGACCGAATCCACCTGCCGGACATCCTCGTAGGCGAAGGAAAGCCGGTAGGTCTCCTCGAGCGTGACGATCAGCTGGAGGTGGCGAAGACTGGTCCACCCGGGCAGGGTGGCTGGACCGTCGGCGTCGGTCACCGACGCCGGATCGACCTCGAGCACGTCGGCGATCAGCTCGATCAGCCGCTCCTGCGGCCGCGCGGCGGTCATCGGGACACCCCCACCGGCGCCGGGTCACCGTCATCCGCGGCGGAGTCCGCCGCGGAGTCTGCCGCCTCGGCCGGTTCGTGGTCCGGCAGGATCCGCTCGATCCGGCGGACGCTGGGCATCACGAACCCGGCGACCGCCACGCCGACACCGAGCACACCGATCGCCGCGAAGACCAGCCCGATCCCGCCCGCCTGACCGGTGCCGAACAGGCCGCCGAGCAGGCCCGCGCCCGGCGCACCGGGCTGCATCCACGGTGTGAGGACCAAATCCACCAGCGGGCCCGCTATCAGCGTGGCGATCGGGACGGTGAGCTCTTCGGTGAACTGCCGGGCGGCGAACACCCGGCCCTGCAGGTGCGGTTCGACCTTCTCCTGCCAGATGGTGTTCGTGTAGCCGTCGATGATCGGGATCGTGAAGGACACGAACATGATCGAGAAGGCGAGCAGCGGCAGCACGTCGGCGACGCCGTACATCAGCCTGCCGAACACGCTGAACACGACGATCGCGAGCAGGACGCGCAGCATCTTGTCGCGCGGCGACTTCAGCGTGCCCAGCACCAGGGCGCCGAGCACGCCGCCGACCGCGCCGGTGGTCATCACCACCGACACCGCCGTGGCGCTGTTGCCGGTTCTGGCCAGCACGAGGGGCCGCAGCAGCACGAACCCGATCGAAGCCAGGACATTGATCACGATCAGGAAGCCCTGGAGGTTGCGGAACGAGCGGTTGCGCAGGATGTACTTGAAACCGAACAGGCAGTCCTGCCACATCGACATCACGACCGCGCCCGCCTGCCGCGGCACCTCGGGGATGCCGACCAGCAGGACGGCGGCGACGGCCACGACGTAGGACAGCGTGTCGACCAGCAGGATCGTCCGGATGTCGGACGCCGCGAGCAGGGCCGCGGCCAGCGCCGGCGCGAAGAGGCCCGGAACCGAGCGCACCGCGAACATCATCGCGTTCGCCCGCGGGTACTGTCCGCGCCGCATCATCAGCGTGATGGTCGAGGAGAACACCGGGACCTGGAACGCGAGGAACGCGCCGGTCGCGAAGTTGACCAGGTACAGCTGCCACATGCTGACCGAACCGGTCAGGAAGAACACGAGCAGCAGTCCGGTGGCCACGGCCGAGCCGAGGTCGCTGATCATCAGCGTCAGCCGCCGGTTCCAGCGGTCGATGAACACCCCGGCCAGCGGGCTGAAGATCACCGTCGCGGCGAACGCCGAAAGCAGGACGAGCGCGAAGTCGGTGGCGCGGCCCGTGGCGTCCCACACCCAGATGCTGACCGCGAAATTGGTCATCCGGGTGCCGACCACGGACAGGAGCTGACCGAACCACACCGCGGTGAACGCGGAGAATCCGGACGGTCGTCGTTGCATGGTCTCAAAGTCCTTTCGTGGGGGTTCCGGCTTGCTCCGCCCTCAGGCGAGCAGGCCGAGCAGGCGTGCGGTCACGTCCTCGAGGAACGCGGTGGCGGTCGCGGCGCGGTAGACGGCGGTTCCGTAGCCGACGTCGATCCGCAGGCGGCCGCCCACGACCACGCCGCCGACATCGAGGTCGTACGGCCAGGCGCCGGTGCCGTCCTCGGTCTCGCCGTAGGGCGCCTTGCAGACCTCGAACAGCTCCTCGGCCTGCGTGACTTCGTCGAACCCGAACGTGCCCATGTAGTTGACGGCGAGCCGCGGTTCGGCGATCGCGGTGAGTCCGGGGGCGCGGGCGGTGAACTTGAGCATCCCGTGCCCGATCCCGTTGTTCGGGACGCGAGCGAGCTGTGCGGCGATCGCGGCGACCGGGTCACCGCCGTCGGGCAGCCGCAGCAGGACCGGGTACATCACCTGGAACCAGCCGGTCGTCCGATGGAGATCGACGTCGGGGAACAGGTCTTCGCGGCCGTGCCCGGTGGTCGCCAGCGCGCACTCCCGGCCGCCCGTGCGGGCCGCCACGGCTTCGGTGACCGCCCAGACGATCAGGTCGCGGACGTTCACCCGCCGACGCCGCGTGACCTCGTGCAGGCCGTCGGTCTCCTCGGTGCTCAGCGTGTGGCTGAGCATCGCACTGGCACCCATGGTCGTGACCCCGTCGAGGTCGGCGGGCAGCGACGCCGCCTCCGTCGGCGCCTGGGCCCGCCAGAACGGCAGCTCCGCGGACATGTCCTTGGTGGACAGGCGACGGGCCCACGTGGTGTAGGCCGTGGTCTTGGCCGGCAGGGACGGCTCCTCTCCCCGTTCCAGCCGCCCGCACAGCGTCTGCAGGTCACCCAGCAGGACGTCCCGGGAGATCGCGTCCACGACGAGGTGGTGCGCGATGATCAGCAGCCGGTCGGGCCGCGTACCGCCGCCGGCGAAGTGCAGGACGCGGCAGGTCGGGCCGTCGGCGAGGTCCAGCGTGAGCTGGGCCGCCGCGGCCAGCTCGGCGATCGCGTCTTCGTCGTCGGTTTCGTGACTGGCGAACGGCACCCCGCCCTCGACGTCGGCGTGGTGCTGCCACAGCACGCCTTCGCCGTCACGGCGGAACCGCAGCCGCAGCGAATCGTGGTGGGCCGCGAGGCGCCGGACGGCTTCTTCGAGGTGTTCCACGGCGACCGGGCGGCGCAACTCCAGGTAGTACGGGTGGTTGAACCACGCCGGACGGTCCATCGTGGACGCCACCGTCTCGAACCACCACAGCTGGGCCGGGGTCAGCGGCTGCTCGCCCGCGGCGACCTCGTGCGTCACCGCGGCGACGGGCGCGGTCCCGGCGTCCAGGCCGAGTTCCGCGATCGTACGGTTCTCGGTGAGCTGCCGCGCCGACAGCCGGATCCCCGCCTCGGCGGCGTGGAAGGCGACCGTGATCGCCAGCAGCGAATCACCGCCCAGCTCGTAGAAGTCGTCGTGGATGCCGACCTCGGGCAGGTGCAGGACCTCGGCCCAGATCCCGGCCAGCGCGCGCTCGCGGTCGGTGCGGGGAGCCGCCGATGTCCGCTGCGCCGTGCGGCGGAACCCGGACCCGACCGCCGTCGCGATCCGGGCGGCGGTGTTCAGCCTGGTCGCGATGTCGGCGACCAGGTCCGCCGGCAGCGGCTGCGCGGCGCCGTCGGCGGGTTCGTCGAGCGGCCAGACGTGCCCGGCCGGGTGCTCCGGGTGCAGCGGGTACCCCTCCGCGGCCCCGACCCGGAGCGCCCCGATCGTCACCAAGGCGGCCAGCTCGGCGGACGACGGTTCCGCGGTGAGCACGACGTCCCGGCGTCCGAGCTGCTCGCGCACCACCCGGATCAGGTCCGGCTCGGCGAACCCGGCCGGGTCGAGCACGAGGGCGGGCACCGGCGGGTGGAACGGCCGCCGGGCCCAGCGGACGACCGCCGTCGCGGCCGCCGTCTCGAACTCGGCCTCGGACGTGACGTCGTAGCGTCGCGCCCAGTCGTCGAGGTCGAGCACGGCGACGTCCGGCACGCTCTCGGCGAACCCGCGCAGCCGCTGCGTGAGGCCGTCGAAGATGCGCGCCCAGCGGGCGTCCGGCGCCGCCGCCGAGACCCCGAGCAGCAGCTGCGCGCCGGTCCGGGCCCGGTGGACCGCCACCGCCTCGCAGAGCTCGTCGAGGTCGCGTTCCAGCGCGGTGACGCCGGACAGCGCCGCCCCGGGCCGCCAGTCTTCCCAGCGCAGCAGGACGACGTTGAGCGCGCCGGCGCGAAACGGGCCGGCCGGGTCGAGCAGGGGACGGAGTACCTGGCCCGCCGGTGCGGTGACGAGCGCCCAGGCCGGCTCGCCGAGGAGCTCCGACCAGAATTCCACGGTCGGCACCACCCGGGTGGCCCGGAACGACGTGGCCAGCCCGATCGCGAGCGCGGCGCGGTCCGGCGCAGGCTCGACGGCCGGCACGTCGCCGATCACCGTGTCCGGCGCGGCGACCAGCTCGGCCAGCAGCTCGCCGAAGCGGTCGACCAGGCCTTCGGCGCGGTCGCGGCTGAACAGCTCGCTCGCGTAGGTGAGGTCGGCCTGCAGGTCGCCGTCCTGCCAGTCGAGGGTGAACAGCACGTCGAAGTCGGCGCCGGCCGCGCCGACCGGCAGCGGTTCGACCTCGATGCCGGGCAGCGAGAGCGTCTCCTCGGCCGCGTCCGCGTAGTTCAGCACGCACTTCAGCGGGTGGCGGGCCGAGTCGCGCGGCAGGCGCAGCGCCTCCATGATCTTCGGGAACGGCAGCCGCTGGTGCGCCTGCGCGTCCTTGACCGTCGAGTGCAGGCGGCGGACCAGCCGCCGGAAGTTCGGCCGGCCGCCGACGTCGAGCCGCAGCGGGAGCAGGTCGGCGAAGCACCCGATCACGCCCTCCAGTTCGGCGCGGTCCCGCCCGGACGTCGGCATCCCGATCAGGACGTCCGGCTGCCCGCTCTCCTGGTACAGCAGCACCGCGTACACCGCGAGCAGCACGCTGTAGGGCGTGACGCTCTCGGCGCGGGCCAGCTCGCGGACCGCGGCACCGGCGGCGAACCGCCGGACGGCCCGCCCGGCCACCTCCTCGGTACCGCACCCGGGAGCGTCGCCGGGGAGTTCGAGCGGGGCGGGAGCGCCACGCAGCTTTTCGCGCCAGTACGCGATGTGGGTTTCGACGTCGTCGCCGGCCAGCCAGGCCTGCTGGTGGTGGGCGAAGTCGCCGAACTGCAGCGGCGGGCGGGGCAGCGGAGAGGGCAGTCCCGCCGTGTAGGCGTCGTACAACGTGGCGAGCTCGTCGAGGAAGATGCCCCACGACGTCGCGTCGCAGATGATGTGGTGCATGCCGACGAGCAGGTAGTGCTCCCGCGCGCCGGCTCGCAGCAGCCGGACGCGCAGCAGCGGTCCTTCGTCGAGGTCGTACGGGAAGGCACTCATCGCCTCGATGGCCCCTTCCGGGTCCTCGGCGAGGTCGGCGGG
This window of the Amycolatopsis balhimycina FH 1894 genome carries:
- a CDS encoding MFS transporter; translated protein: MQRRPSGFSAFTAVWFGQLLSVVGTRMTNFAVSIWVWDATGRATDFALVLLSAFAATVIFSPLAGVFIDRWNRRLTLMISDLGSAVATGLLLVFFLTGSVSMWQLYLVNFATGAFLAFQVPVFSSTITLMMRRGQYPRANAMMFAVRSVPGLFAPALAAALLAASDIRTILLVDTLSYVVAVAAVLLVGIPEVPRQAGAVVMSMWQDCLFGFKYILRNRSFRNLQGFLIVINVLASIGFVLLRPLVLARTGNSATAVSVVMTTGAVGGVLGALVLGTLKSPRDKMLRVLLAIVVFSVFGRLMYGVADVLPLLAFSIMFVSFTIPIIDGYTNTIWQEKVEPHLQGRVFAARQFTEELTVPIATLIAGPLVDLVLTPWMQPGAPGAGLLGGLFGTGQAGGIGLVFAAIGVLGVGVAVAGFVMPSVRRIERILPDHEPAEAADSAADSAADDGDPAPVGVSR
- a CDS encoding condensation domain-containing protein is translated as MTHDISPELAELTPDQRELLLRRLGRRQPRPTRLPLSPTQEQLWFLDRMDPGTAVYNVPFAFRLRGALDVEALRSALNAVAARQEALRLVFAEDETGPHQLVRADVDIPLPVADLRDLSAAARDAEVAEHGRVSFDLRTGPLLAARLLVLADDEHLLLVTVHHIVYDAWSGDVFTTELVAYYGQFAGGVPAALPPLRATFADHARRQRDPAFRSEVDAQVAQWRDRLAGAPPTSTPRPDRARPVVQTHRGGRHSRLLPAALTGAMGTLAQEAGATLNAVALAGFAAALRQVTGQDDLLLGMPAAGRSRVELEPLIGSFANMLVLRLDLSGDPAVRELVRRAHRTVGEAVRHQDAPYARVVEELAPPRDPGINPLFQVLFTVADTSDGTATAAGVEFAPQPVDNQLTDFDLFVTLSRRDDECELVLDYNADLYLADTVERLADRVVAALTGMVRDAGAPLGSVPELRRDVIALAGTFTTDLAAAPLQFWLDFAQLPAAVERVPYGQLVRHLLTGGEAAATVVLLRWEDWLRQWKPGTGEPSAVLGAAMRDLETAVAAHRQRTDAPLVFVRCPASPRATGHAVPFARLDDRLALLAARIPGVTVDWAEENPVPVAHDPAADDLGHLPYTPEYFAALAGFAARRLPAPEAAAERAAYRDEYLTDPAEVAERVALRAVSSSADSAPPAEPATPAQRRLADIWREVLGVAEVGANSDFFALGGHSLLATQLLSRLQREFGREISLYTLFTHPTVAQLTLVLDEAGAAADEPMRPAPPDAEPAASSIQQRLWATSRIDREDARHNTTFAAVLRGVLDEGALERAVAEIVRRHDVLRTTFAEHRGRPRPVVHAEMACWCEPADLAEDPEGAIEAMSAFPYDLDEGPLLRVRLLRAGAREHYLLVGMHHIICDATSWGIFLDELATLYDAYTAGLPSPLPRPPLQFGDFAHHQQAWLAGDDVETHIAYWREKLRGAPAPLELPGDAPGCGTEEVAGRAVRRFAAGAAVRELARAESVTPYSVLLAVYAVLLYQESGQPDVLIGMPTSGRDRAELEGVIGCFADLLPLRLDVGGRPNFRRLVRRLHSTVKDAQAHQRLPFPKIMEALRLPRDSARHPLKCVLNYADAAEETLSLPGIEVEPLPVGAAGADFDVLFTLDWQDGDLQADLTYASELFSRDRAEGLVDRFGELLAELVAAPDTVIGDVPAVEPAPDRAALAIGLATSFRATRVVPTVEFWSELLGEPAWALVTAPAGQVLRPLLDPAGPFRAGALNVVLLRWEDWRPGAALSGVTALERDLDELCEAVAVHRARTGAQLLLGVSAAAPDARWARIFDGLTQRLRGFAESVPDVAVLDLDDWARRYDVTSEAEFETAAATAVVRWARRPFHPPVPALVLDPAGFAEPDLIRVVREQLGRRDVVLTAEPSSAELAALVTIGALRVGAAEGYPLHPEHPAGHVWPLDEPADGAAQPLPADLVADIATRLNTAARIATAVGSGFRRTAQRTSAAPRTDRERALAGIWAEVLHLPEVGIHDDFYELGGDSLLAITVAFHAAEAGIRLSARQLTENRTIAELGLDAGTAPVAAVTHEVAAGEQPLTPAQLWWFETVASTMDRPAWFNHPYYLELRRPVAVEHLEEAVRRLAAHHDSLRLRFRRDGEGVLWQHHADVEGGVPFASHETDDEDAIAELAAAAQLTLDLADGPTCRVLHFAGGGTRPDRLLIIAHHLVVDAISRDVLLGDLQTLCGRLERGEEPSLPAKTTAYTTWARRLSTKDMSAELPFWRAQAPTEAASLPADLDGVTTMGASAMLSHTLSTEETDGLHEVTRRRRVNVRDLIVWAVTEAVAARTGGRECALATTGHGREDLFPDVDLHRTTGWFQVMYPVLLRLPDGGDPVAAIAAQLARVPNNGIGHGMLKFTARAPGLTAIAEPRLAVNYMGTFGFDEVTQAEELFEVCKAPYGETEDGTGAWPYDLDVGGVVVGGRLRIDVGYGTAVYRAATATAFLEDVTARLLGLLA